Proteins from a single region of Hypanus sabinus isolate sHypSab1 chromosome 26, sHypSab1.hap1, whole genome shotgun sequence:
- the LOC132381368 gene encoding E3 ubiquitin-protein ligase CCNB1IP1: MAMCEDVLLCNFSRCRARLSGFAWVTACSHVFCDQHGSGEFSRSPALCPACKSALAGKLDIVRTELSPTEEYKAMVLAGLRPEIILDIASRALAFWTYQIHQERMYQEYAYSKAEGRLRQMEKMYTQQIQGKDMEVSNSRSEVSSLKKLLDEYKKKYSEMSEKLMERNRQYQRLQGLYDSLRLRSIAMAGEGEPTAMPGMAYSLPTASSGLNKMLPADSPGRRPSAEGDFRLRPSFFSSPAPEGAGSFFSFSPGDERDREQHQPPTLAATSSSFRMKRM; this comes from the exons ATGGCCATGTGCGAGGACGTGTTGTTGTGTAACTTCAGCCGTTGCCGGGCCCGCCTCTCAGGCTTCGCCTGGGTCACCGCCTGCTCGCACGTCTTCTGTGACCAGCACGGCAGTGGCGAGTTCAGCCGCTCGCCTGCCCTCTGCCCTGCCTGCAAGAGCGCGCTGGCTGGCAAACTGGACATTGTGCGCACCGAGCTCAGTCCGACTGAAGAGTACAAGGCAATGGTGCTGGCGGGGCTGCGGCCCGAGATCATCCTCGATATTGCATCCCGGGCCCTCGCCTTCTGGACCTACCAG ATTCACCAGGAACGCATGTATCAGGAGTACGCCTACAGCAAGGCGGAGGGCCGCCTGAGGCAGATGGAGAAGATGTACACCCAGCAGATCCAGGGCAAGGACATGGAGGTGAGCAACAGCCGCAGTGAGGTCAGCTCCCTGAAGAAGCTGTTGGACGAGTACAAGAAGAAGTACAGTGAGATGTCGGAGAAGCTGATGGAGCGGAACCGGCAGTACCAGAGGCTGCAGGGCCTCTACGACAGCCTGCGGCTCCGCAGTATAGCCATGGCAGGGGAGGGGGAGCCCACTGCCATGCCCGGAATGGCCTACAGCCTGCCCACAG CCTCAAGCGGTCTGAACAAGATGCTGCCGGCAGACTCCCCGGGTCGGAGGCCCTCAGCTGAAGGCGACTTCCGCCTCCGACCCTCCTTCTTCAGCTCGCCGGCTCCAGAAGGTGCCGGCAGTTTCTTCAGCTTCTCTCCTGGTGACGAGCGGGACCGGGAGCAGCACCAGCCCCCCACCCTCGCTGCAACCAGCAGCTCCTTCAGAATGAAGAGGATGTGA